The following are encoded in a window of Ferribacterium limneticum genomic DNA:
- a CDS encoding LysR substrate-binding domain-containing protein: MKITLRQIEVFAAIARLENVSRAAAQLNMSQSAASTALLELERHFDCPLFDRVGKSLRLNGSGRGLLPQAEDMLARASEVEGYLAGGRLAPVAVGATLTIGNYLATLVVVEYLQKNPGSRVDLSVCNTQQVIERLRRFELDLGLIEGEASDSDLIFEPWLDDELVVFCAPSHPLAAAGLARSTVLAAQKWIVREPGSGTRALFDRAVRAIGVDPDVCLQLEHTEAIKRAVESGLGVGCLSRLSLREALRRGSLVEIKTPELALRRRFQFVRQRQRHVSTATRMFIEECRRLSGEASDTNELTLPFIP; the protein is encoded by the coding sequence ATGAAAATTACCCTGCGCCAGATCGAAGTCTTTGCTGCCATTGCCCGCTTGGAAAACGTCTCGCGGGCAGCAGCGCAGCTCAACATGTCGCAATCGGCGGCCAGCACCGCCCTGCTCGAACTCGAGCGTCACTTCGATTGCCCGCTGTTCGACCGCGTCGGCAAATCGCTGCGCCTCAACGGCAGCGGGCGTGGCTTGCTGCCGCAGGCCGAGGACATGCTGGCCCGGGCCAGCGAGGTCGAGGGCTACCTGGCCGGCGGTCGTCTGGCGCCGGTCGCCGTCGGGGCGACGCTGACCATCGGCAACTATCTGGCCACACTGGTCGTCGTTGAATACCTGCAAAAGAACCCCGGCAGCCGGGTCGATCTCAGTGTCTGCAACACGCAGCAGGTGATCGAACGCCTGCGCCGCTTCGAGCTCGATCTCGGCCTGATCGAGGGCGAAGCCAGTGATTCCGATCTGATTTTCGAACCCTGGCTCGATGATGAACTGGTCGTCTTCTGCGCCCCCTCACATCCTCTGGCGGCGGCTGGTTTGGCACGGTCGACCGTGCTGGCGGCGCAAAAATGGATCGTCCGCGAACCGGGTTCGGGAACGCGCGCCCTGTTCGACCGGGCCGTGCGGGCCATCGGCGTCGATCCCGATGTCTGTCTGCAGCTTGAGCATACCGAGGCGATTAAACGCGCGGTCGAATCGGGCTTGGGCGTCGGCTGCCTGTCGCGGTTATCCCTGCGCGAAGCCTTGCGGCGTGGCAGTCTGGTCGAGATCAAGACGCCGGAACTGGCGCTACGGCGCCGCTTCCAGTTCGTCCGCCAGCGTCAGCGCCATGTCAGCACGGCGACCCGGATGTTCATTGAGGAATGTCGTCGCTTGTCGGGCGAAGCAAGCGATACGAACGAACTGACCCTGCCCTTCATCCCCTGA
- a CDS encoding TRAP transporter large permease, with product MAEFMIANMAPLMFGALVVFLLFGYPVAFALAANGILFGLIGIELGLLHPALFQALPERIFGIMANDTLLAIPFFTFMGLILERSGMAEDLLDTIGQLFGPIRGGLAFAVIFVGALLAATTGVVAASVISMGLISLPIMLRYGYDKKLACGVIAASGTLAQIIPPSLVLIIMADQLGKSVGDMYEGAMIPGLILTSLYVGYVVLITFIKPNAAPALPPEARTLRGFKLMLRVVTTMVPPLLLIFLVLGTIFLGIATPTEGGAMGAAGALALAIGRKRLSFKLLKQAMETTGKLSSFVVFILVGSTVFGLIFRAVNGDLWVEHLLLGLPGGQVGFLIVVNLLVFLLAFFLDFFELSFIIVPLLAPVADKLGIDLVWFGVLLAVNMQTSFMHPPFGFALFYLRSVAPSSIKTTDIYWGAIPFVCIQIIMVALIIIFPNIVSYGDEAQKEQQRLEKEGKAPAAVDLDSLMKQSDEEPDEKKEGNEDADAAALLKGLQSDSK from the coding sequence ATGGCGGAGTTCATGATTGCCAACATGGCGCCGCTGATGTTTGGCGCCCTCGTTGTATTCCTCCTCTTCGGCTATCCGGTCGCCTTCGCGCTGGCTGCCAACGGTATCCTCTTCGGCCTGATCGGCATTGAACTCGGCCTGCTCCACCCGGCACTCTTCCAGGCGCTGCCGGAGCGCATCTTCGGCATCATGGCCAACGACACCTTGCTGGCCATTCCATTCTTCACCTTCATGGGCCTGATCCTCGAACGATCAGGCATGGCCGAAGACCTGCTCGACACCATCGGCCAGTTGTTCGGCCCGATTCGTGGCGGCCTGGCCTTTGCCGTCATCTTCGTCGGTGCGCTGCTCGCCGCGACGACCGGCGTCGTTGCTGCCTCGGTCATCTCGATGGGCCTCATTTCCCTGCCCATCATGCTCCGCTACGGCTACGACAAGAAGCTGGCCTGCGGCGTCATCGCCGCCTCCGGCACGCTGGCCCAGATCATCCCACCATCGCTGGTGCTGATCATCATGGCCGACCAGTTGGGCAAATCGGTTGGCGACATGTACGAAGGCGCGATGATCCCCGGACTTATCCTGACTAGCCTGTATGTCGGCTATGTCGTGCTGATCACCTTCATCAAGCCCAACGCCGCCCCGGCCCTGCCGCCGGAAGCCCGCACCCTGCGCGGTTTCAAGCTGATGTTGCGGGTCGTCACAACGATGGTGCCGCCGCTGTTGCTGATTTTCCTCGTTCTCGGCACCATCTTCCTCGGCATCGCGACGCCGACTGAAGGCGGCGCCATGGGCGCAGCCGGTGCGCTGGCGCTGGCCATCGGCCGCAAGCGCCTGAGCTTCAAACTGCTCAAGCAGGCCATGGAAACGACCGGCAAGCTGTCGTCGTTCGTTGTTTTCATCCTGGTCGGCTCGACGGTTTTCGGCCTGATCTTCCGGGCAGTCAATGGCGACCTGTGGGTTGAGCACTTGCTGCTCGGCCTGCCGGGCGGCCAGGTCGGCTTCCTGATCGTGGTCAACCTGCTGGTCTTCCTGCTCGCTTTCTTCCTCGACTTCTTCGAACTGTCTTTCATCATCGTGCCGCTGCTCGCCCCTGTAGCCGACAAGCTGGGCATCGATCTGGTCTGGTTCGGCGTGCTGCTCGCGGTCAATATGCAGACTTCGTTCATGCATCCGCCTTTCGGCTTCGCGCTGTTCTACCTGCGCTCGGTGGCCCCAAGCTCGATCAAGACAACCGACATTTACTGGGGTGCCATTCCCTTCGTCTGCATCCAGATCATCATGGTCGCGCTGATCATCATCTTCCCGAACATCGTTAGCTACGGCGACGAGGCGCAGAAGGAGCAACAGCGCCTGGAAAAGGAGGGCAAGGCGCCAGCCGCCGTCGATCTCGACTCGCTCATGAAACAGAGCGACGAGGAACCCGACGAGAAGAAGGAAGGCAACGAAGACGCTGATGCGGCAGCCCTGCTTAAGGGCCTGCAGAGCGACAGCAAGTAA
- a CDS encoding TRAP transporter small permease subunit, producing the protein MTLLLKLSQLIDWLNERVGKGAFWLVLIMALISAGNASYRFVFNDSSNGLLEIQWYLFAAVFLLCSPYTLQKNEHVRIDVLSGKLSPRGLAVIDIIGTIFFLLPMVVAVLWLSLPLVAESYKIQEMSANAGGLIRWPVKILLPIGFTLLALQGISELIKRIAFLAGRIDDPNNKEKGPTPEEELAAAIAAAKALEAK; encoded by the coding sequence GTGACCCTTCTGCTCAAGCTCTCGCAGCTGATCGACTGGCTCAATGAGCGCGTCGGCAAAGGCGCGTTCTGGCTGGTGCTGATCATGGCTTTGATTAGCGCCGGCAATGCCAGCTACCGCTTTGTTTTCAACGACAGCTCCAATGGCCTGCTGGAAATCCAGTGGTACCTGTTTGCCGCTGTCTTCCTGCTCTGCTCGCCTTACACGTTGCAAAAGAACGAGCACGTCCGCATCGACGTCCTGTCCGGCAAGCTGTCGCCGCGCGGTCTGGCCGTTATCGACATCATCGGCACCATCTTCTTTTTGCTGCCCATGGTGGTCGCCGTGCTCTGGCTCTCCCTGCCGCTGGTTGCCGAGTCATACAAGATTCAGGAAATGTCGGCCAACGCCGGCGGCCTGATTCGCTGGCCCGTCAAGATCCTGCTGCCCATCGGCTTTACGCTGCTCGCCCTGCAGGGCATTTCCGAACTGATCAAGCGCATCGCCTTTTTGGCCGGACGAATTGACGACCCGAACAACAAGGAAAAGGGCCCAACGCCTGAAGAAGAACTGGCCGCCGCCATTGCTGCAGCCAAAGCACTGGAGGCCAAATAA
- a CDS encoding histidine phosphatase family protein, producing MVEIPTTRTTQICLVRHGETEWNAERRIQGQIDIGLNETGVRQAMAAGRWLKSAGIVALYSSDLKRAWTTAQSIGAELGLVPTPVPEMRERRYGVFEGLTYDEAKANHPEGYAAFEGRNADYDFEKGESLHVMFARVTGKLKELAARHPGETIAIVLHGGVLDIINRFVRGNSLETPRDFLIPNAGINWIAAVDGQWSLQTWGETDHLEPGALDELPA from the coding sequence ATGGTGGAAATCCCTACAACCCGGACAACGCAAATCTGTCTGGTGCGCCATGGCGAGACCGAATGGAACGCTGAACGGCGCATCCAGGGGCAGATCGATATCGGCCTCAACGAAACCGGTGTGCGCCAGGCGATGGCGGCCGGGCGCTGGCTCAAGTCGGCCGGCATTGTCGCGCTCTACAGCAGCGATCTCAAGCGGGCATGGACCACGGCGCAATCGATTGGCGCCGAACTCGGGCTGGTGCCGACGCCGGTGCCCGAGATGCGCGAGCGGCGCTACGGTGTGTTTGAAGGGCTAACCTACGACGAGGCGAAAGCCAATCACCCGGAAGGCTATGCCGCCTTTGAAGGGCGCAACGCCGACTACGATTTCGAGAAGGGCGAAAGCCTGCATGTCATGTTCGCGCGCGTGACCGGCAAGCTCAAGGAGCTGGCGGCGCGGCACCCGGGGGAGACCATCGCCATCGTCCTGCACGGCGGGGTGCTCGACATCATCAACCGTTTTGTCCGCGGCAATTCGCTCGAAACGCCGCGTGACTTCCTGATTCCCAACGCCGGCATCAACTGGATTGCTGCGGTGGACGGCCAGTGGAGCCTGCAAACCTGGGGTGAAACCGACCATCTGGAGCCGGGCGCCCTTGACGAGCTTCCGGCGTGA
- the glyA gene encoding serine hydroxymethyltransferase yields the protein MFSAKDTLAKVDPELWKAIQAEVQRQEDHIELIASENYVSKAVMEAQGSQLTNKYAEGYPGKRYYGGCEYVDVVEQIAIDRLKKLFGADAANVQPNSGSQANQAVLMAFAKPGDTIMGMSLAEGGHLTHGMALNMSGKWFNVVSYGLDANEAIDYDKMEALAREHKPKIIVAGASAYALRIDWERFAKIAKEVGAIFWVDMAHYAGLIAAGFYPNPVPFADVVTSTTHKTLRGPRGGVILMKAEHEKALNSAIFPGLQGGPLEHVIAAKAVAFKEAATPEFKNYQEQVINNARVMARVLGEERGLRIVSGRTESHVFLLDLRAKNITGKEAEAALGRAHITVNKNGIPNDPQKPFVTSGIRIGSPAMTTRGFTEIEAETIAHLVADVLEAPNDEAVAATVRAKVAALCAKFPVYGA from the coding sequence ATGTTTTCCGCGAAAGACACCCTGGCAAAAGTTGATCCTGAACTCTGGAAGGCCATTCAGGCCGAAGTGCAGCGTCAGGAAGACCACATCGAACTGATCGCGTCCGAAAACTACGTGAGCAAGGCCGTCATGGAAGCCCAGGGCTCCCAGCTCACCAACAAGTACGCCGAAGGTTACCCGGGCAAGCGTTACTACGGTGGCTGCGAATACGTCGACGTCGTCGAGCAGATCGCCATCGACCGCCTGAAGAAGCTGTTCGGCGCCGATGCCGCCAACGTCCAGCCGAATTCCGGTTCGCAGGCCAACCAGGCCGTGCTCATGGCCTTTGCCAAGCCGGGCGACACGATCATGGGCATGAGCCTGGCCGAAGGCGGTCACCTGACCCACGGCATGGCGCTCAACATGTCCGGCAAGTGGTTCAACGTCGTTTCCTACGGTCTCGATGCCAACGAAGCCATCGATTACGACAAGATGGAAGCGCTGGCCCGCGAGCACAAGCCGAAGATCATCGTCGCCGGCGCCTCGGCCTACGCCCTGCGCATCGACTGGGAACGCTTCGCCAAGATCGCCAAGGAAGTCGGCGCCATTTTCTGGGTCGACATGGCTCACTACGCCGGCCTGATCGCCGCCGGTTTCTACCCGAATCCGGTGCCCTTCGCCGATGTCGTGACCTCGACCACGCACAAGACCCTGCGCGGCCCGCGCGGTGGCGTCATCCTCATGAAGGCCGAGCACGAAAAGGCCCTCAATTCCGCCATCTTCCCCGGCCTGCAAGGCGGTCCGCTCGAGCACGTCATCGCAGCCAAGGCTGTTGCTTTCAAGGAAGCCGCGACGCCCGAGTTCAAGAACTACCAGGAACAGGTCATCAACAACGCCCGCGTCATGGCCCGTGTACTCGGCGAGGAGCGCGGTCTGCGCATCGTTTCCGGTCGCACCGAAAGCCACGTCTTCCTGCTCGACCTGCGGGCCAAGAACATCACCGGCAAGGAAGCCGAAGCAGCCCTCGGCCGTGCTCACATCACGGTCAACAAGAACGGCATCCCGAACGACCCGCAGAAGCCGTTCGTTACTTCCGGCATCCGCATCGGTTCGCCAGCCATGACGACGCGTGGTTTCACCGAAATCGAAGCTGAAACCATCGCCCATCTGGTGGCTGACGTGCTCGAGGCGCCGAACGACGAAGCTGTTGCCGCTACCGTGCGTGCCAAGGTCGCTGCCTTGTGCGCCAAGTTCCCGGTCTACGGTGCGTGA
- the nrdR gene encoding transcriptional regulator NrdR, with translation MKCPFCGNDDTAVVDTRLSDEADVVRRRRKCNACDKRFTTYERAEIQLPQVVKKNGLRTEFSRAKLRASLELALRKRPVSIESVDAAVADIEERLRSAGEREVTTQQLGELVMRELKKLDKVAYIRFASVYRNFEDVDAFSKAIREVSPTSKKK, from the coding sequence GTGAAATGCCCCTTCTGCGGCAACGACGACACGGCGGTTGTTGATACCCGCCTCTCCGATGAGGCGGACGTCGTGCGTCGCCGCAGAAAGTGCAATGCCTGTGACAAGCGTTTCACCACCTACGAGCGGGCGGAAATCCAGCTGCCGCAGGTGGTCAAGAAAAATGGCCTGCGCACCGAGTTCAGCCGGGCCAAGCTGCGCGCCAGTCTGGAACTGGCGCTGCGCAAGCGGCCGGTGTCGATTGAATCGGTTGATGCGGCGGTGGCCGATATCGAGGAAAGATTGCGTTCGGCAGGTGAGCGCGAGGTGACGACGCAGCAGTTGGGCGAACTGGTCATGCGCGAGCTCAAGAAGCTCGACAAAGTGGCCTACATCCGCTTCGCCTCGGTCTATCGCAACTTTGAAGACGTGGATGCCTTCTCCAAGGCGATCCGCGAAGTTTCGCCAACCTCCAAGAAAAAATGA
- the ribD gene encoding bifunctional diaminohydroxyphosphoribosylaminopyrimidine deaminase/5-amino-6-(5-phosphoribosylamino)uracil reductase RibD, producing MSFSAVDHGMMARALQLAERGLWTTSPNPRVGCVVVRDGEIVGEGWHEKAGEPHAEVHALRAAGKKARGATAYVTLEPCSHHGRTPPCAEALIAAGVSRVVAAMTDPNPLVSGKGLALLRAAGIETASGLLESEARELNIGFVSRMTRGRPWLRLKAAASLDGKTALNNGISQWITGSAARRDGHAWRARACAILTGIGTVRDDDPSLTVRDVATTRQPLRVVVDSKFEIALTARILQGEPVLIVGAVENAEKMALLRSTGNFVEILNNGAGKVDLKALLELLAQRGINEVHAEAGFKLNGSLLREGLVDELLLYLAPCLIGHEASGLFNLPELTRLDGKQRLRIRDLRQLGEDIRLIARFP from the coding sequence ATGAGCTTTTCAGCCGTCGACCACGGCATGATGGCGCGCGCCCTGCAGCTGGCTGAGCGCGGCCTGTGGACGACATCGCCCAATCCGCGGGTTGGTTGCGTCGTGGTCCGCGACGGTGAAATCGTTGGCGAAGGCTGGCACGAGAAGGCCGGCGAGCCGCATGCCGAAGTCCATGCTCTGCGCGCTGCTGGTAAGAAGGCTAGGGGTGCCACGGCCTACGTAACGTTGGAACCATGCAGCCATCACGGCCGGACGCCGCCTTGCGCCGAGGCACTGATTGCCGCCGGCGTTTCGCGTGTCGTGGCGGCGATGACCGATCCGAATCCGCTGGTTTCTGGCAAGGGCCTTGCCCTGTTGCGGGCGGCGGGGATCGAGACGGCGAGTGGTTTGCTGGAAAGCGAAGCGCGGGAACTCAACATCGGTTTTGTCTCGCGCATGACGCGTGGCCGGCCGTGGTTGCGCCTCAAGGCTGCGGCCAGTCTGGATGGAAAGACTGCTCTCAACAACGGCATCAGCCAGTGGATCACCGGCTCCGCTGCGCGCCGCGATGGTCACGCCTGGCGGGCCCGTGCCTGCGCCATCCTGACCGGTATCGGCACTGTGCGCGACGACGATCCAAGTCTGACCGTGCGTGACGTGGCTACCACGCGCCAGCCTTTGCGCGTGGTAGTCGATAGCAAGTTTGAAATAGCGCTGACGGCGCGTATTCTGCAAGGCGAGCCGGTGCTGATCGTCGGCGCCGTAGAGAATGCCGAAAAAATGGCATTGCTACGGTCAACCGGAAATTTCGTCGAAATTTTAAATAACGGCGCCGGCAAGGTTGACCTCAAAGCCTTGCTCGAATTGCTGGCGCAGCGCGGCATCAACGAAGTACACGCCGAAGCCGGCTTCAAGCTCAATGGTTCGCTGCTGCGCGAAGGTCTGGTCGATGAGCTGTTGCTCTATCTGGCGCCCTGCCTGATTGGCCACGAAGCGAGCGGCCTGTTCAACCTGCCCGAGCTGACTAGGCTAGACGGCAAGCAGCGCTTGAGGATTCGGGACCTGCGCCAGCTTGGCGAAGATATTCGCCTGATCGCACGTTTCCCTTAG